From Danaus plexippus chromosome 11, MEX_DaPlex, whole genome shotgun sequence, the proteins below share one genomic window:
- the LOC116765734 gene encoding uncharacterized protein LOC116765734, whose protein sequence is MREIIRIVLLCVCAVLLLVHEARCEDDANTENAESDAVGAKVEDGDRKDGKGLLPGGARRATTQSSANTTRDSQLLSLLAARRRQLLAGRLTTHINTIASLAHKPHKGNTTFAQLEIRDSNSSIVKRITFENSSNEAIAPSLKLVSREGNKEIRQDIKPHEIRHLFIPRIYQDKNRAGFLNNRRKDFGNRSIVPKETTTENAVVYLPPEKLEGLDKEVDLDPEEEFQVDESNHGLYLLNYSDTDNVTQGEVILNKTTSSNEIKDNSSFYIQTTTLLATDSIEKTTIVPQFIQKEEKPEINSIANSTDLRNTNLVKIDNDTDKTNQTLFMSRELYNHFRPLETELNDEEMAPFIFFGQKLGSQGISDNLTNYPSLSASTKSVNFIAAPSNSEKRKFNSRYSATEKYSNTSAGEEEINEEMDVSVVKNTIEKNKIRNTVKGPAPARQIGLVNAYRKYPNTTQPTPKPQVAIKSNDTEANLQNVKSNTVDKNITIATPFYELTSNINETVAKDIAVVNKTYSAPPPRNFTRSYFNPRRRPPRPTLTSTEHVIQEEVNNATTEKASTSVYTAVVTSVSITSSVKGLNKTDVSLNESSNVTADGSPEGLKNETTMSTANPINETETTTLPPITVRPYRHRYRIRTTTTEGVLKSKPTTLTLTQKPTSPTSNKDIETTSKISETLANLFRRNQYENSTNGITIPRNIAKRRRPTTTTTTTTTPIPAQTLNDKLIDVTETTALPTTFTTTRPIEVTENTLKSIIIISETSSTSNSRPLTFTGNKSNKTVANNTMRLNNSLDESQNEEVVIEAEKTYTASYVLAGLGFLPVIAVVAFVLRNLLNKKAKEIDTEYEGYFDEGGDVKKESPITPVARPPMPTPTKPDQKWEFPRNKLRLQTLLGQGNFGQVWKAEADDLNGHDGLTRLVAVKTIKESASQKEKQELLHEIYIMQKIGTHPNVVTLLACCTEQEPYLLIMEYVMCGKLLTYLRERRSRPDRFSGSGALTSRDLTVFAYCVARGMDFIASKGIVHRDLAARNVLVDHNKLCKIADFGMSRTAGASGRARGALPVRWMAPEALMYNVHTHQADVWSFGILLWEIVTLGSTPYAAMSGREVAAAVSEGYRLERPPHCAPPLYHAMHACWHADPSQRPSFGSLKATLAELLQNEPVEGNYVDLDSFYQESSVYSDPSAIIHDDEGLSAEYDRERRCFRELQPGPAKFENRAFNLRNEELRNKFGIGTPRMGGFGIRDMPFTERNFSDGEFNDRNFQDKNFQDRSFPDKNYNDANFSERKEKLSTSSFHRERERENPLVSRNSFNGFPRIGTRDNHFQLAPDGRNKRVSEFECDI, encoded by the exons GAGGAGCAAGACGTGCCACGACCCAAAGTAGTGCAAACACCACAAGGGACTCACAACTGCTTTCTCTGCTTGCGGCGAGGAGAAGACAATTGCTCGCAGGAAGGCTGACAACACATATCAATACTATCGCTTCCTTGGCTCATAAACCGCACAA AGGGAACACGACATTCGCCCAATTGGAAATAAGAGATTCAAACAGTTCTATTGTAAAGAGAATAACTTTCGAAAATTCAAGCAATGAAGCCATTGCTCCATCGCTTAAACTTGTATCCCGAGAAGGTAATAAAGAAATACGTCAGGATATAAAACCCCATGAAATAAGACATCTATTTATACCTAGAATATATCAAGACAAGAATAGAGCtgggtttttaaataacagaagAAAAGATTTTGGTAATAGATCAATAGTGCCAAAAGAAACCACTACAGAGAATGCTGTAGTTTATCTCCCTCCTGAAAAGTTAGAGGGTCTTGACAAAGAAGTCGATTTAGATCCAGAAGAAGAATTTCAAGTAGACGAGTCCAATCACGGATTATATTTACTGAATTATTCAGACACAGATAACGTAACACAAGGAGAAGTAATCTTAAACAAAACAACTTCAAGTAACGAAATTAAGGACAATAGTTCATTCTACATTCAAACGACGACACTTCTTGCAACGGATAGTATTGAAAAGACCACAATTGTACCTCAATTTATACAGAAAGAAGAAAAGCcagaaataaatagtatagCAAATAGCACCGATCTTCGAAATACTAATTTAGTCAAAATAGACAATGATACTGATAAAACAAatcaaactttatttatgtcCAGAGAATTGTATAACCATTTTCGACCTCTTGAAACCGAGTTAAATGATGAAGAAATGGCtcctttcatattttttggaCAAAAATTGGGAAGTCAAGGTATATCCGATAATTTAACTAATTACCCATCTCTCTCCGCATCGACAAaatcagttaattttatagcGGCACCTTCGAACTCAGAAAAACGAAAATTCAACTCACGTTATTCAGCCACcgaaaaatatagtaatacaaGTGCCGGAGAGGaagaaataaatgaagaaATGGATGTATCCGTTGTGAAAAAtactattgaaaaaaataaaattagaaatacGGTTAAGGGACCGGCGCCGGCTCGTCAGATAGGGTTAGTTAATGCTTATAGAAAATATCCTAACACAACACAACCGACACCAAAACCACAGGTtgcaataaaatcaaacgacACTGAAGCAAATTTGCAGAACGTGAAATCAAATACTgtggataaaaatattaccattgCTACACCGTTTTATGAATTAACgagtaatataaatgaaactgtcGCTAAAGATATTGCTgttgttaataaaacttattcagCGCCTCCACCAAGAAATTTCACAAGAAGCTACTTTAATCCTCGTCGCCGCCCCCCACGACCAACTTTAACAAGTACCGAACATGTAATACAAGAAGAAGTAAATAATGCTACAACGGAAAAAGCATCTACTTCTGTTTATACAGCTGTTGTAACATCTGTGTCTATAACATCTTCTGTGAAAGGTCTGAATAAAACAGATGTTTCGTTAAACGAATCTAGTAATGTAACTGCAGATGGATCCCCAGAAGGATTAAAAAATGAGACAACAATGTCAACGGCCAATCCAATAAACGAAACGGAAACGACTACTCTGCCACCAATCACTGTTCGACCATATAGACATAGATACCGAATAAGAACTACAACAACTGAAGGTGTTTTAAAGTCAAAACCCACCACTTTAACATTAACCCAAAAACCCACATCTCCAACGAGCAACAAAGACATTGAGACCACGTCTAAAATATCTGAAACACTAGCTAACTTGTTCCGAAGAAATCAGTACGAGAATTCGACTAATGGTATTACTATACCTAGAAATATAGCAAAAAGACGACGACCAACGACAACGACTACTACTACGACTACTCCAATTCCTGCGCAGACTTTAAACGATAAACTTATTGACGTTACTGAAACTACAGCGTTACCAACCACTTTTACGACTACTCGACCAATTGAAGTCACAGAAAACACgctaaaatcaataattattatttccgaAACTTCATCTACGTCTAATTCTAGGCCTCTTACATTTACTGgtaataaatcaaacaaaaccGTAGCAAATAATACAATGAGACTGAATAATAGCCTGGATGAGTCACAAAATGAAGAGGTTGTTATAGAAGCTGAAAAGACATATACTGCTTCATATGTACTAGCTGGACTTGGTTTTCTGCCAGTAATTGCTGTGGTGGcatttgttttaagaaatctCCTTAATAAGAAAGCAAAGGAAATCGATACCGAATACGAAGGCTATTTTGATGAAGGCGGCGATGTTAAAAAGGAATCCCCTATAACTCCTGTCGCTAGACCACCGATGCCAACTCCCACCAAACCTGACCAAAAGTGGGAATTTCCGCGAAATAAACTAAGATTGCAAACTTTACTGGGACAAGGAAACTTCGGCCag gtttggAAAGCTGAAGCGGATGATTTGAATGGTCACGACGGTTTAACTCGCCTGGTTGCTGTAAAGACAATCAAAGAATCAGCCTCACAGAAAGAAAAGCAAGAGCTGTTGCATGAGATTTACATCATGCAGAAAATCGGCACTCATCCAAATGTAGTCACGCTTCTAGCTTGTTGTACCGAACAAg aaccttatttattgataatggAGTATGTCATGTGCGGTAAACTTCTGACGTACCTTCGCGAGCGGCGGTCCCGACCCGATCGCTTCAGTGGTAGTGGCGCACTTACTTCAAGAGACCTGACAGTATTCGCCTATTGTGTCGCGAGGGGTATGGACTTTATTGCTTCTAAAGGG ATCGTGCATCGTGATCTGGCAGCCCGAAATGTCCTCGTCGATCATAACAAGCTGTGCAAAATTGCTGACTTCGGCATGTCTCGCACCGCGGGTGCTAGTGGTAGGGCTCGTGGTGCGCTACCAGTTAGATGGATGGCTCCAGAGGCTCTTATGTATAATGTTCATACCCATCAGGCGGATGTATGGTCCTTTGGTATACTATTGTGGGAGATTGTCACACTCG gtTCGACACCATACGCAGCGATGTCGGGTCGTGAGGTTGCCGCGGCGGTGTCGGAGGGCTACCGGCTGGAGCGCCCCCCACACTGCGCTCCGCCCCTGTACCACGCGATGCACGCTTGCTGGCACGCAGACCCTTCACAGCGACCTTCTTTCGGCTCCCTCAAGGCCACCCTCGCGGAATTACTACAAAACGAGCCGGTTGAAGGCAACTACGTTGACCTCGACTCCTTTTACCAAGAATCGTCGGTTTACAGCGACCCGTCCGCTATCATTCACGACGATGAAGGGCTGTCCGCTGAGTATGATAGGGAGAGGCGGTGCTTTAGAGA GCTACAACCGGGTCCAGCTAAGTTTGAAAATAGAGCGTTTAATCTGCGCAATGAGGAACTTCGTAATAAATTCGGTATAGGAACACCACGGATGGGTGGCTTTGGTATACGAGATATGCCCTTCACGGAGAGAAACTTCTCCGACGGAGAGTTCAACGACAGAAACTTCCAAGACAAAAACTTCCAAGACAGAAGTTTCCCCGACAAGAACTACAACGACGCAAACTTTTCCGAACGGAAAGAAAAACTATCAACATCCAGTTTCCATAGAGAGAGGGAAAGAGAAAACCCCCTCGTTAGTAGGAACAGCTTCAATGGTTTCCCAAGGATAGGGACCAGAGACAATCACTTTCAATTGGCGCCTGACGGAAGAAATAAGAGAGTGTCGGAATTTGAATGTGATATATAG